The Stomoxys calcitrans chromosome 3, idStoCalc2.1, whole genome shotgun sequence genome includes a region encoding these proteins:
- the LOC106085057 gene encoding polyphosphoinositide phosphatase produces the protein MNNNNPNVIFNPLISAIQKVVLYETRTRLYLVGSNNRETRFRLLTIDRTQHDRLVIDENPNEYSALEIRRFVGSLGGQPKVTSAYGVLGFVRFLEGYYLILVTKRKSCAHLGMHLIYTIKDTVMVKVNEPTIALKTPHPYEERYKKMFQNIDLRSNFYFSYSYDLTRTLQYNYSAPRYVGPNVDIEVDEPLPEWDSLTNNVEKADERVDYAYRSCSRKRFVWNAFLLEPMKGIMLRDWLLEVTHGYISQSCISVFGRRVNVCLIARRSTRYAGTRFLKRGANFRGDVANEVETEQIVSDGHNMCSFTQMRGSVPSHWSQDISKMVPKPPIQLDISDPYAQTPARHFERLLFHYGSPLIMLNLVKKREKRQHENIIAKELVNSIRYLNQFLPPQHRMKYIPFDMARKSRGGGNVMTMLADIAEFVVQQNGMFFKARGLPLTFQTGIVRTNCVDCLDRTNTAQFAIGKCALGHQLERLGFIKSPNLEFDSVCVTMLENLYEEHGDTLALQYGGSQLVHRIKTYRKTAAWASQGNDIMQTLSRYYSNTFNDTEKQHSINLFLGYYIPSKSHSKQNQPIWELQSDYYMHNAYKPLSPRHETRLITDWVRMKIRKCLPYSCSDSNRIVKELFRVHTRDLEMIDGYSNYHQSFKWTELNEHISFEISQVALRHLSTFRTHYSPFQKQIQERKKPKNPSLTGQSSTSSTASNDSSSSSEADNTSTDEEFSASLSIKEQTHKQPKETETSITLETLLPPMKEVYGCKVSNPTKENMDIYKRYVQMSKLTSNASATAGPTQQQSASQPLIAANITQISRNMAGINLKPLSDYGTDSYLSVKPPTVSEESQRIYEEYCKSPRNFNAVPKIDEFDKLHRYVAML, from the exons ATGAACAATAACAATCCAAATGTGATTTTTAATCCATTGATAAGTGCTATACAGAAAGTGGTGCTGTATGAAACTCGCACG CGCCTGTATTTGGTGGGCAGCAATAATCGTGAGACGCGCTTTCGTCTGCTGACCATTGATAGGACGCAACATGACCGCTTGGTCATAGATGAAAACCCTAATGAGTATAGTGCTTTGGAAATACGTCGTTTCGTGGGATCTTTGGGTGGACAGCCGAAAGTCACATCGGCCTATGGTGTTTTAGGGTTTGTACGATTTCTGGAAGGTTACTATCTAATATTGGTGACCAAGCGCAAATCATGCGCCCATTTAGGAATGCACCTGATATATACCATCAAAGATACTGTGATGGTTAAGGTTAATGAGCCCACAATAGCCTTGAAGACTCCACATCCCTACGAAGAGCGTTATAAGAAAATGTTTCAAAACATTGATTTGCGCAGTAATTTCTATTTTTCATATTCCTATGATCTGACACGCACATTGCAATACAATTATTCGGCTCCACGTTATGTGGGACCTAATGTTGATATTGAAGTCGATGAACCTTTGCCGGAGTGGGATTCCCTGACAAATAATGTGGAAAAGGCCGACGAGAGAGTGGATTATGCATATAGAAGCTGTTCGCGTAAACGTTTTGTATGGAATGCCTTTTTACTGGAGCCCATGAAAGGCATTATGCTACGGGActggctgttggaagtcaccCATGGCTATATCAGTCAGTCTTGCATAAGTGTATTTGGCCGGAGAGTTAATGTTTGCCTGATAGCCAGGAGAAGCACTAGATATGCGGGGACACGATTTTTAAAGCGGGGAGCCAATTTTCGAGGAGATGTTGCCAATGAAGTGGAAACTGAGCAAATTGTTAGCGACGGACACAACATGTGTTCCTTTACTCAGATGAGAGGGTCGGTGCCTTCGCATTGGTCGCAGGATATCAGTAAGATGGTGCCTAAGCCACCTATACAATTGGATATATCCGATCCGTATGCTCAAACCCCAGCTAGACACTTTGAGCGCTTGCTATTTCACTATGGTTCACCCCTGATTATGTTAAACTTGGTGAAGAAACGTGAGAAACGCCAGCATGAAAATATAATTGCCAAAGAATTGGTGAATTCCATACGCTATTTGAATCAATTTTTACCACCGCAACATCGTATGAAGTATATACCTTTTGATATGGCGCGTAAGAGTCGTGGTGGCGGAAATGTAATGACGATGTTGGCCGACATTGCTGAATTTGTGGTCCAACAGAATGGCATGTTCTTCAAGGCACGAGGTTTGCCGCTTACATTCCAAACGGGTATTGTTCGTACAAATTGTGTCGATTGTTTGGATCGAACAAATACTGCTCAATTTGCTATAGGTAAATGTGCATTGGGCCATCAATTAGAACGTTTGGGCTTCATAAAGTCGCCCAATTTAGAGTTTGATTCGGTTTGTGTAACCATGTTGGAAAATCTCTATGAGGAACATGGAGATACTTTGGCTCTGCAGTATGGTGGTTCCCAGCTGGTTCATCGGATAAAGACCTATCGCAAAACAGCTGCATGGGCTTCGCAGGGCAATGACATAATGCAAACATTGAGTCGATATTATAGCAACACCTTCAACGATACCGAAAAACAGCACAGTATTAATTTGTTCCTGGGTTACTATATACCCAGTAAGAGTCATTCTAAAC AAAATCAACCCATTTGGGAATTACAAAGCGATTATTATATGCACAATGCATACAAACCGCTTTCACCACGCCATGAGACTCGCCTGATTACGGACTGGGTCCGCATGAAGATACGCAAATGCCTGCCGTACTCTTGCTCCGACTCTAATCGTATTGTTAAAGAACTATTTCGAGTTCACACCAGAGATCTAGAGATGATAGATGGTTATTCTAATTACCATCAGTCCTTTAAATGGACCGAATTAAATGAGCATATATCATTTGAAATTAGTCAAGTGGCTTTGCGGCACCTATCAACATTTCGCACTCATTACTCACCATTCCAGAAACAAATACAAGAACGTAAGAAACCAAAAAATCCCTCACTCACCGGTCAAAGTTCCACGAGTTCGACCGCTAGTAACGACTCAAGTTCTTCCTCGGAAGCAGATAATACATCCACCGATGAGGAGTTCAGTGCAAGTCTGTCAATAAAGGAACAAACGCACAAACAACCAAAAGAAACCGAAACCTCTATTACATTAGAAACACTGCTGCCACCCATGAAAGAAGTTTATGGATGCAAGGTAAGTAATCCAACTAAGGAGAATATGGATATTTATAAGCGCTACGTGCAAATGTCCAAACTGACATCGAATGCCAGCGCTACCGCCGGTCCTACTCAACAGCAATCCGCTTCGCAACCTTTGATTGCGGCAAATATCACTCAAATATCGCGTAATATGGCTGGCATTAATCTGAAGCCGTTGAGTGACTATGGCACTGATTCATATTTATCGGTGAAACCACCGACGGTGAGTGAGGAAAGTCAACGCATCTACGAAGAATACTGTAAAAGTCCAAGAAACTTTAATGCTGTACCAAAAATCGATGAGTTCGACAAACTTCATCGTTATGTTGCAATGCTTTAA